GGGAGCTCCCGTGGACGCCAGTGCGGTGCCTCACTTTCGGACCGGCGGCCCATCGGCCGCCGCGCAGGCGTTTGGGGCGCGCGGACGGCAGTCGCGCGGGGAGGCAGCTACCATGGTCGACGTCACCGCGGGACAGGGCGTAGGCGGCGGAAAGCCCGGGCTTCCCTCCCTCTCCGAAATCGTCACCATCCTCAAGCGCGGCGACATCGCGCTCGCGCTCGGCATCCTCACCATCCTGGTGGTGCTGATCCTGCCGCTGCCCGCGATCGTGCTGGACCTGTTCCTGGCGATCTCGATCACGCTGTCGATCCTGATCCTGATGACCTCGCTGTTCATCCAGGCGCCGCTGGAATTCTCCGCCTTCCCGACCATCCTCCTGATCTCGACCATGCTGCGGCTGTCGCTCAACATGGCCTCGACCCGCCTGATCCTGTCGCACGGGCACGAGGGCACGGATGCGGCCGGTCACGTCATCGAAGCCTTCGGCAGCTTCGTGATGGGCGGCAATTTCGTCATCGGCATCATCGTCTTCGCCATCCTGATCATCGTCAATTTCGTCGTCATCACCAAGGGTTCGGGCCGTATCGCCGAAGTCGCGGCGCGCTTCCACCTCGATGCCATGCCCGGCAAGCAGATGGCGATCGACGCCGACCTGTCGGCTGGCCTGATCGACGAAAAGGTCGCCAAGGAGCGCCGCAAGGCGCTGGAGGACGAGAGTGGCTTCTTCGGCGCCATGGACGGTGCCTCGAAATTCGTCCGGGGCGATGCCATCGCCGGCCTCCTGATCGTCTTCATCAACGTGGTCGGCGGCATGATCATCGGCGTCGCGCAACAGGGCCTTTCCTTTGCCGATGCGGGACGCAGCTACACGCTGCTGACGGTCGGCGACGGCCTCGTCACCCAGGTGCCGGCGCTGATCGTCTCGACCGCGGCCGGCCTGCTCGTCTCCAAGGCCGGCGTCTCCGGTGCCGCCGACAAGGCGCTGATGAAGCAGTTCTCCGGCTATCCGCAGGCCCTGGCAATGTCCTCGGCGGTCATGCTGGTGCTGGCGGCGCTGCCGGGCATTCCGACCATCCCGTTCCTCGCGCTCGGCGCGGGCGCCGGCGCGCTGGCCTGGACCGCACGCAACCGCAACCGTGCAACGGCCAAGGCCGAAGCCGCTGCAAAGGTCGCCCCCGCGGCCGG
This genomic interval from Bradyrhizobium guangzhouense contains the following:
- the flhA gene encoding flagellar biosynthesis protein FlhA, which translates into the protein MVDVTAGQGVGGGKPGLPSLSEIVTILKRGDIALALGILTILVVLILPLPAIVLDLFLAISITLSILILMTSLFIQAPLEFSAFPTILLISTMLRLSLNMASTRLILSHGHEGTDAAGHVIEAFGSFVMGGNFVIGIIVFAILIIVNFVVITKGSGRIAEVAARFHLDAMPGKQMAIDADLSAGLIDEKVAKERRKALEDESGFFGAMDGASKFVRGDAIAGLLIVFINVVGGMIIGVAQQGLSFADAGRSYTLLTVGDGLVTQVPALIVSTAAGLLVSKAGVSGAADKALMKQFSGYPQALAMSSAVMLVLAALPGIPTIPFLALGAGAGALAWTARNRNRATAKAEAAAKVAPAAGQPGAPGAAAAEEPISAALKIDDLKIELGYALLPLVNGPDGTDRLTEQIKALRRSLAIEMGFVMPAVRILDNVQLEANTYIIKIKEVDAGTGKIWPNQFMVMDPGGSQVQVPGIHTTEPTFGLPATWVDASLKEEASLKGYTVVDAATVLSTHLTELLKANMSDLLSYGEVQKLLKELPKEQSELVKDIVPGQVTVSGIQRVLQLLLAERISIRDLSTILEGIADSLAFSRNPATMVEHVRARLARQICAQNTSYAGYLPLIALSAKWEQAFAESIIGQGEERSLAMQPSKLSEFMTGVREAFERAAREGEAPVLVTSAAIRPFVRSLVERFRAQTTVLSQAEIHPRARLKTVGSI